One window of the Rutidosis leptorrhynchoides isolate AG116_Rl617_1_P2 unplaced genomic scaffold, CSIRO_AGI_Rlap_v1 contig589, whole genome shotgun sequence genome contains the following:
- the LOC139884692 gene encoding LOW QUALITY PROTEIN: outer envelope protein 61-like (The sequence of the model RefSeq protein was modified relative to this genomic sequence to represent the inferred CDS: inserted 4 bases in 4 codons; deleted 5 bases in 4 codons), whose product MFNGMMDPELIKLAQEQMSRMSPAEMARIQQQMMSNPELMRMASESMQNMRLEDLRHAAEQLKHTRPEEMAEIGEKMAKASPKRLLLFVNRADAQMSYELNAAEMLKKQGNEFHSKGMFNEAMQKYVLAKKNLQGVPSSKGKTLLLACSLNLMSCYLKTRQYTECVQEGSEVLAYDARNVKALYRRGQAYKELGMLEDAVSDLSKAYEVSPXDETIAEVLRDAKEKLPEGSGQSGRRGLVIEEITEEVETVSSKGNPNSSAEPSIKLQQESSGAGRVVNPGTXSTNSECLQTLKDDPEAIRSFQNLMSNADPNTLAALSGGKGGEVSPDMFKAASSMISNMSPEELQRMLQMASSFQGENPFTSGGSSNSGAIPPNMPPEMLKTASDMMSKMPPDELQXMFEMASNLRSKDSAPVASSSNTNGPRLSESLESSTINRNNVVGETSSSSSLFSNPRGDSIPNFASSTGDLQEQMRNQMKDPAMRQMFSSMMKNMSPEMMANMSEQFGMKLSPEDAAKAQQAMASLSPEDLDKMMRWXDRLQRGVEKAKKTKNWLLGRPGMILAIVMLILAVILHWLGFIGGK is encoded by the exons ATGTTTAACGGAATGATGGATCCCGAGTTGATCAAACTCGCTCAAGAGCAGATGAGCCGCATGTCTCCGGCCGAGATGGCACGGATCCAACAACAG ATGATGTCTAATCCTGAATTGATGAGAATGGCATCAGAAAGCATGCAGAACATGAGACTTGAAGACTTGAGACATGCTGCTGAGCAATTGAAGCATACTCGCCCTGAAGAGATGGCGGAGATTGGCGAGAAAATGGCTAAAGCTTCTCCC AAGAGATTGCTGCTATTCGTAAACCGAGCTGATGCTCAGATGAGTTACGAATTAAATGCAGCTGAGATGTTGAAGAAACAG GGAAATGAATTTCACAGCAAAGGAATGTTCAATGAGGCCATGCAA AAATATGTACTT GCAAAGAAGAACCTTCAAGGAGTTCCATCATCTAAAGGCAAAACACTTCTTTTGGCCTGCTCTCTGAACCTGATGTCGTGTTACCTGAAAACAAGGCAGTACACTGAGTGCGTACAAGAAGGTTCTGAG GTTCTGGCATATGATGCAAGGAATGTCAAAGCTCTTTACCGGAGGGGTCAAGCATACAAAGAGCTAGGCATGCTCGAG gaTGCTGTCTCTGATTTGAGTAAAGCATATGAAGTTTCCC GAGATGAAACTATTGCAGAGGTCTTAAG GGATGCCAAGGAAAAGTTGCCAGAGGGAAGTGGTCAAAGTGGGCGAAGAG GACTGGTGATTGAAGAAATAACTGAAGAAGTTGAAACCGTTTCTTCTAAAGGCAATCCAAATTCATCTGCAGAACCCTCAATTAAACTGCAACAGGAAAGTTCTGGTGCGGGTAGGGTTGTGAACCCTGGAA TGTCAACCAATTCAGAGTGTTTGCAAACGCTGAAAGATGATCCAGAGGCTATAAG ATCATTCCAAAACTTGATGTCTAATGCTGATCCAAACACCTTAGCTGCATTGAGTGGT GGAAAGGGTGGCGAGGTTTCTCCTGACATGTTTAAGGCTGCCTCTAGTATGATCAGCAATATGTCACCTGAAGAACTTCAACGAATGCTTCAGATGGCTTCCTCATTTCAGGGGGAAAACCCATTTACGAGTGGGGGTTCTTCAAATTCAGGTGCGATTCCTCCAAATATGCCCCCTGAAATGCTCAAAACAGCATCAGATATGATGAGTAAGATGCCACCAGACGAGCTTC AAATGTTTGAAATGGCTTCTAATTTGAGAAGTAAGGATTCAGCTCCTGTAGCATCATCTTCAAACACCAATGGACCAAGGTTGTCGGAATCTTTGGAGAGTTCCACAATCAACAGGAACAATGTTGTTGGGGAAACGAGTTCTTCCAGTAGTTTATTTTCGAAT CCTAGAGGCGATTCTATTCCAAACTTCGCATCATCCACTGGGGATTTACAAGAGCAGATGAGAAACCAAATGAAAGATCCAGCTATGCGCCAG ATGTTCTCATCGATGATGAAGAATATGAGCCCTGAAATGATGGCAAACATGAGTGAACAGTTCGGGATGAAGCTTTCTCCAGAGGATGCCGCAAAAGCTCAACAAGCCATGGCATCGTTATCCCCTGAGGACTTGGATAAAATG ATGCGTT CTGATAGATTACAGAGAGGAGTCGAGAAAGCAAAGAAGACAAAGAATTGGTTGCTAGGAAGACCTGGTATGATCCTGGCCATAGTAATGCTTATACTTGCCGTAATCCTACACTGGCTCGGCTTTATTGGTGGCAAGTAG